Below is a genomic region from bacterium.
CAGGCTACGGACTGACGACTGAGCACTATTGTTCAGAATCAAATAATTATCATAACCACTTAACTGTATGAACGCAGCACCAGCACCCGCCCCGGCACCCGCTCCCCTAAACGGCGAACCGCACCGGAGTGCACCGAATGGCCCGCGCCGCGAGGGCGGACGCCCTCCTTTTAACGGACCCCGCCGCGAAGGCCCCCGGGGCGATCGCAGAGGCGGCGGCCAGGGACGTCCCGGCCGTGCAAGCCGCGATATCCGGCGCATCCTGCGCCGCCCGAGCCCCGCGAGCATGAAAGCGCGTGAAGCGGACTATTTCCCCGCCGAGCCCGCCGAGAACGTGGTGCGCGTCGTCCCCCTGGGCGGCGTCGAGGAAGTCGGGCGCAACATGGTCGCCGTCGAATGCAACGGCGACATCTTCGTGCTTGATGTCGGCTTCCATTTCAAAGCGGAAGACGACGCGCCGGGCGTCGACTACACGCTTCCGAATACCGCGTACCTCGAGAAAAACAAGGAGCGGGTCCGCGCCGTGATCATCACGCACGGCCACCTCGACCACATCGGCGGCATTCCGTTCCTTTTGCCCCGCTTCGGGAATCCCCCGATCTACACCCGCCGGCTCACGTCGATCATGATCCAGCGGCGCCAGGAAGAGTATCCGGATATGCCGAAGCTCGAGCTCGTTGAGGTCGAGCCCGGGCAAAGCGTCACCATCGCCCATACGAAGGTGAAGTTCTTCCCCGTCACGCACTCCATCCCCGACTCGATGGGCGTCTCGATCGAGAGCCCGTACGGCAACGTCGTCCTCTCCGGAGACCTGAAGCTCGACCACGAGGACGGCGTCCCTTCCGAGCGCGAGGTGAAAACCTGGGGCGACATCGGAAAGGACAAGAACCTCTTCTTCATTGCCGACTCGACGAACGCGGAGCGCGACGGCTTCTCGATTCCCGAGAAGCGCGTGCACCAGACGCTCGACGAGATCGTGAAGACCGTCTCGAGCCGCCTCATTATCGGCACCTTCGCGTCGCAGTTCGAGCGCATGATGCACATCATCGAAAGCGCGGAGAAGTACGGCAAGAAAATCGTGATCGAGGGCCGCTCGATAAAGAACAACATCGAGATCGCCGAGCGCGCGGGACTCTTGAAAATCGACAAAGGCACGATCATTCCCGCCCAGGACATGAGCAACTACCCGCCGGACAAGATTCTCATCCTCTGTACCGGAGCCCAGGGCGAGGAGTTTGCCGCGCTTATGCGCATCGCGACGAAGCAGCACAAGTACATACAATTCAATGAGCGCGACACGGTCGTCCTTTCCTCGTCGGTTATTCCCGGAAACGAGACCTCTGTGCAGACCCTCAAGGACAACCTTTACCGCCAGAAGGTGACGATCATCCACTACCGCTCCTCGGACGTGCACTCGACCGGGCACGGAAACACCGGCGAGCTCATCTGGCTCAACAAGCAGGTGAACGCGAAGTTCTTTATGCCCGGCTACGGCTACTACTCCATGACGTACTCGCATGCGCGCGCGATCGAGCAGGCCGGAAGACCCCGCGAAAGCATCATCGTCGCCGACAACGGAAGCGTGATCGACATCGAGGACGGCGAGACGCTCAACGTGCACAAGCAGAAGGTGCCGTCGGCCCCGCTCGTCGTCGACGGGTTCTCGATCGGTAATCGCCAGGAAGTCGTGATGCGCGACCGCCAGTCGCTCGCCAAGGACGGCATGTTCGTCGTCATTGCGACGGTGAACGTGAAGACCGGCAAACTGAGGAAGAGCCCCGACATCATCTCCCGCGGCTTCGTGTATCTGCGGGATTCCCAGGGCATGCTGAACGAAGCGCGGCTTCTCATCAAAAAGACCGTCGAGGACTCGACCCGTAACATGAATCCGGTCGATCTCGACTACGTCAGAAACCAGCTCGCGGATGTTCTCGCCGGGTTCCTCTTCTCGCGCACCAACAAGGCGCCGATGGTGATTCCGGTGCTGATTGGGGTGTAGCGGCGACGGCTTCCCGCTAGGTTGGTGCGTACGCGACTGAGTATAAAAAGAACCACCTCGACTCTTCTAGAGGTGGTTCAAAACAGAATGTCGTCTTCGTTTATTTCTGGCGAAACCGAGACCTCTATGTTCTCGCTCCGCAGTTGCTCAACCGCTGCTGCAAACCCGGTGCCGAGCATATTGTTCAATTCCGAAACTGATTTGAGCCAACGTTGATTGGATGCTTTGTAATACCGCGGATCATCCGGATCAATGATCAGCGCACCTTCTCCCGCCTCGAGGAGTGGAAGTCCGCGAACATGTGCTTTAAAATCTTCGATCAGGTTGAAGAAGTCTTGGTCACTTATCGCCTCTTGATACGGAATCGTTGTCTCGATCCTACATAAAGGTGTCGTGTGCCAATTTCGATCCATAAAGAGCTCGAAGTGGAGCATTCCCTCGGGAGACTCGATTTCGCCAAAAAAATCTAGAAGCTCAGATACCCCACTTCGTGTATTGAGGAAATCCTCGCTCTTCTCCTTCGGATCTCGTAATCCCAGCATCCCTTGGCATACCCACAGGAGCGTTCCGAAATGCATGTCCGAATACCAGCGAATCTCTCCCAGGTGCGTGTTGGGAGGAGGTTTCTTTACTATTTTCACAGCCTAACTCCCTTTGCTCAGGGTTTCCATTGGCAACTCTACACGAACAGTGTCAAAGGTAAAGCCGAAGGGGGAATGGTACGCTCGAGACGCTTTGTTTAGAAGCCCGAAGACTGATCAAACGGATTGAACGGAACTTTAGTCGAAGCTGGTCCGAACTCACGACGGTTCTTCCGCACTTTTGTATCCCTGAATCGCAGTATGCTATACTACCGCCCATGACCACCGCAACGCTTCTTAAAAAAGCAGCAGCAAAAGATACGGGCGTCGTCGTGCTGACGCTTGCGGAATATAACCGCCTGAAGGCCGAAAGTCTGCCAGTCGAGTATCTTACTGGCAAAGCCGCGCGGGATCTTGACAAGCTCGTCGAAGAAGGACTGCGGGAGCATCGCGCGGGCAAGACGAGGAAACTGAAATCCCTGGCCGATCTTGATTAGTTTCTTCTATGCTTTCGATCGAGACGCGGCCCCTCTTCGATAGGCATTACCGCAAGCTGCCGCGGCGCTTGAAAGAAGCAGCGAAAGAAAAAGAGCGTTTGTTTCGAATGGATCCTTTCCTCCCAAGCCTTGGGACGCACAAGCTCCATGGAAAGGACCGGGGCGCATGGGCGTTTTCCATTGACCGGAAATATCGGATCAAGTTCGTATTCATCGCGGGTGATCGTATCCTGTTCCTCGATGTCGGCACGCACGACATATACGAGTGATCAACGCGCGAGGCGGAAACGGGTGCCGCGCAGCTGTATAAGCCCTTCCTGTGTAAGCGAAGCGACCGCATTTTTGACCTGCTCGCGCCGGGAAGGACCGAGGATCTTGATAAGGAACGTGCGCTCGCACGGACTTTTGGCAAGTTCCTTAAGTAGCGCCCCGCGCGCTTGCCTCATAGAACCCTCAAATACGGATTGTTTGGCGTAGTGTTTGCTCCTGGCGTTGAGCCGTACGCCCGAGCGCTTGAGGTATGCGCCATAGTCCATAAGCGCCGCATACCATTCCCTGCTCTTCCCTTTCGGCAGGGTTTTATGAAGTACCGCAAAGACTTCCGCGTCGTCGGTCTTCTCTTTGCTCGTAAAGAAATGGTGTGTGACCGCCGTGCGGATATTCGTCTCGACGAATACGACATTCTGGTTATACGCGAACGCCGCTACGGCATGCGCGGTATAGGGCCCGACACCCGGAAGCGCCTCGAGTTCTTCGGCTGTTTTCGGGAAGCGGCCGTTATGCTTCTGTGCAAGCACTTTCGCCGCTTCGCGGAGCATCTTCGCCCGGCGGTTGTATCCGAGTCCTTGCCAGATCTTAAGCACTTCGGAAAGCTTCGCGTGCGAAAGCGCGCGAACGTTCGGGAACTTCTTCAAAAACGCTTTGTAATACGGGATCACCCGTTCCACCTGCGTCTGCTGCAGCATCACTTCCGATACCAAGATTTTGTACGGATCGCGCGTCCTGCGCCACGGCAAGCCGTGCCTCCCTTGTTTCTTATACTGCGCCCAGACTATTTTTCTAAAATTCGTATACGACATCTTTCCGTTCGACTACAACCTTCCAGCCGCGGCGCTTCGCATGCTTATACAGCAGCGCATTCGGATTGAAGCAGACCGGGTTCTCGACGAGTTCGAGCATACCGATGTCGCTTTCCGTGTCCCCCACCGCAAACGATCCTTCGAGCGTGAGGTCCTCCTTGCGCACGGCACGGCGCAGGACCGCTCCCTTGTTCGAAATGAGTTCGGCATCCGCGATCATGCCCGTGAACTTGCCGGACGCGCCCGACTCGTAGAAGGTGCCGTATATCTTGTCGAACCCGAGTTCGTATCCGAGCCCGTCAACGATGAACTTGGGCGAGTGCGAAACCGCGAGCATAAAATAACCGCGGCGCTTGAGTTTCGAAACCAGTTCGCGCGTATAGCGGTAGAGACGATCCTTCTTTTCCTCGATCACCTCCCCCGCAACGTACGAGACCTCGTCGTACGGCAGGCCCTTGATCTGCCTGCCGAATATCTCGACCACTTTGCTTATATACGAGGCATAGTCGCCCTTGCGGTCGAGCCAGCGCACCTGTTCCGTCTCGTATGCCGCGCGCGTTTCCGGCGGGAACATGCCCTTCTCTATGAGCCGCTCCACGAGCTCGATAAGTAGCGACGAGCGGAAGAGTGTCCCGTCGATGTCGAATACCGCGACCTGCCGCTTCCCGCTCCCCGTATTGCCTGCCACGGCCTTCATCCCTCCATAGTACCTCTTATTTCGCCTTCGGCCACTTAGCCGCAGCCTTAGGCCAGAGTTTCGTGAGCGGGTGATCAAGGCACTCATGAGGCCGCGCGGGACACACGTAGCGACCATAGAGCACGAGACCGTTATTTACGTACTTCCAGTCCTCTTTCGGAATCAGCCGCTCCAAATCCTTGGATATTTTCGTGAGGTCTTCCTGATCGGTGAGGTCGAAGCGCTTGGCGAACCGCTTCACGTGCGTGTCGGTCGGGATGCCCTCCCAGATGCCATAGAGCTCGCCAAGGATCACGTTCGCCGTCTTGTACGCAATGCCCGGAAGCGTCACCAGCTCTTCCACGGCTTTCGGCACTTTCCCTTTGAACTCATCCCGTATCTTTTTCGCCGTCGCGATGATGGCTTTCGCCTTGTTGCGGTGGAAGGTCACGCGGGAAATGTCCTTGTCGAATTCCGCATAGTCGGCGGCGGCGAAATCATCGATCGTCTTATATTTCCCAAACAGTACCTCATCGGTCACTTTATTCACGAGCTTATCGGTCGTCTGTGCGGAGAGCATTACCGCAGCTACGAGCTGCATCGGCGTTTTGTAGTGGAGTTCGGTCTTCGGTTTCGGGTACGCCTCTTTGAGATACGCAATCAGCTTCTTCGCTCTTGCCCGGCGCTCCTTGAATTCAAGCGTGTCCTTTTGCATATCGCAAAACGCGACGTCTAGCTCGTCAAACGTTTGAGGTCCGCAAGCACCTCGGCTACATGCTCCGCGGGCTTCACACCCTCGTATATCTTGGCAATCTTTCCTTCCGGGTCTATGAGAAACGACGTACGAAGCGTTCCCTCGTATTCGCGTCCCATGAACTTCTTGGCTCCCCAGACGCCATAGCTCTCCACGACTGCCTTCTGTTCGTCCGAAAGGAGCGTAAACGGAAGATCGTACTTCTTCGCGAATTTCTCGTGGCTCGCGACGGGGTCGGTAGAGATGCCAAGCACGACCGCGGAAAGCTTCTCGAAGTGCGGAAATTCATCCCGGACGCTCTTCGCTTCTATCGTGCAGCCGGGCGTATCGTCCTTCGGATAAAAATAAATGAGCATCCATTTGCCGAGATAGTCGGCAAGCGAACGGACCGTTCCGTTCTGATCAGGAAGCGAGAACGCGGGGGCCTTTCCTCCAATAATCATCATGTGCTGAGTATAGCATCGGCAACCTCTTTACCCATTTCGATTGCGCCATGGACAGTAGCTGCATGTCCCTGCGTATGGGCGGCTTCGCCAGCGTAATAGACTGTATTCTCTATCGGTTTGGACAGAAGAGAGCGAGCATTACCCATATGCAAGGCCGGATAACTGTAGGAACCAAGCGCATACGGATCATCTGACCATGTAAAATGTCTGGCAGCTTGGATATGCTTTTTGATATCAGAACCGAGCGCTCCGGCAAGTTCCTCAGCACCAAATGCTACGGCCTGTGTTTCCCCCATCTCGGTAAGATCACGGGCGCGCGTGCCTCCGCTAAACCCGACAGCGACAACTTGCCCGCCGAAACGGCGTACCCACCAGTGGCCAAAATGTCCTGGGGTATCAAGGATTCTGAAAACAGGCAGATTGCAATCGAACCAAAGCGTCAGTTTGGTCGAGTCGCCAAAACCAATTTTAGACACCGCCTCATTAAATGAGGCGGGTAGATCCGGATTGAAGGTGAGTTTACCAGTTTTAAGCACTCCCAAGGGGATGGTTATCACCACTTTCGCGGCGTCGTAGACCGCACCGTTCGTGCACGTTACCCGCGCCAAGCCAGGCTTCCAGGCTATGGCGGAAACTTCATGCTTGAGTTTGATAGGAAGGCCCTCTGCGAGTGCGGCTAGGACACGAGCATATCCGTCGACAAGCCAGAAATTCCGATCTCCACTGGTCGCCAGCTCTTCCTCGCGGGCGAATTCTAACAGACTTAAGTTGGTAGGGTCGGCGCCTTCGTAATCGCCTATATGGCGCCCTGAAAAGAACTTCGCGGCGGGCGAAATAGGTTGCTTCGCAAGATATTCTGACAAACTGATTTCTTCGCCTTGATACTCCGCAATACCAGCGTCCACGGCATCCATTTCTTGTAAAAGGCGTGCGCTGTCTGCGCGCAGCGAACCTGTATCGCCACCGAAGACGCGCCGCGCGCCGTTTAGAGCGGCCCATTCTTCAGTAGATAAATGAATATCTCGTATAAAATCCCATGTCGCGGCATTTTCTCCGTGAATGAATTCCGCGCCTGCTTCCACGACACCCCGGTCGAAGATGGTGTGTACACGCCCTCCGATACGATTCCTCGCTTCTAAAATAAGAACTCGCTTACCTGCTTTCATAAGACGCTGTGCGCAGGTAAGCCCGGCTGCTCCGGCTCCTAGCACGATCACGTCATACTCCATCGTGAAAGACTTTTAGAACGAGCGTCTAGTTAAGTGGATTCGAACAAGCTGGCCGACTCATCCGAACCCATCGCGTGCTCGTATGCATACGAGACGAGAGCCCCGAGCGTCACCGCCCACAGCCCGTACAGAAGTATCGGACCGATAACCGGCACGAGATACACGACCGAGAGGACGAGCATGCCAAGTACGGCGAAGCGCCAGCTGAAGTAGCGGTCGCCGAATATCTGCTTGCGTATGAGGGCGCCTGCAACCGCGCCCGCGTAGCAGTACGCGAGCGAGAGCGCGAGAACATAGGCGCTTCCCGCGATGAGCGCGACGGCAAATCCGACGAACGTGAGCGCGAGAAGGAATACCAGGATCGGCGTCGCGACCGTAAGGGCGAATCCGAGAAGCGCGTAGAGCGCGAGACGGCGGGCAGTGCCCCGAAGCACGCGGGAAGCAAGCGCTTCCGTAAACGCCGGGAAGAGCCCGGCAAGGATGCCGACCGCGATAAGCGCACCGAGAATCTTTACGAAAAGGAAAACGCCGGTCCCGGCAAGGGCGAGCGCCTGGGCTTGCTTGCTGGTCGGAAGAAACGACGCGCCGGTATAAGTCACTCCCCCGTCGACGATCGCCGAAGCGGGAACGTCGGCGGCTTCCGGAGCTTCGTAGCGAAGCGTTCCTTCGATATGCGTACCGGGAGCAAGCGCGAGCTTATCCGAGACGACAGCGCGTACGTCGCCCTTGAAAGTGCCGGAAAGAAGGACATTGCTTCCGTAGACGGTTACGGGACCACCCGCTCCGCTAAGAAGCTTCACCGTCCGTGCGGCCACGAACACGCTTCCCAGGGAACCGCTTGTTTCCGTAAAGCTTGCGGCAAGCGCGGCGACATCGCCGCCAACGGGTGCGGAAATCGCGACGCTCCCGCCAAGGATCCGGACGTCGCCCGCGACCGGTTTCTTGATATCGACGCTCCCTCCCGCAAGAAGCGCGTCGCCCGCTATCGGCGCGGAAACGGAGATGCTGCCGCCAAGGGCCGAGAAATCACCCATGACCGGGGCCGCGAGCGTGAGGGTGCCGCTTGCGAAATAAGAGTTACCTTCACCCGCTTCCGAAACGACCAGGGAACGCTCCGCGCCGAAGGTAGCGGCGGATACAGCCGAAGGAAGCGCGAGGACCAAAAGCGCGGCGAGGAGAAGCGGAAACGTGAGCGTGCGCCTAGACATGGAAATCATTGTATCACGAAGGAGCGTCTGTCAAGTGCTCCCTGCGCCAGAATTTCGATCCGGGCAGGAGGCGGGAGAAAAGCCACGCAAGAAGCGCGACGGCCCAGGAGAACGCGCAATAGATGCAAAGCGCCTGGATCACGAAAAGCTGCAAGAGAAGCGAAACAAGCGACACGGCCACGCCAAACAGCGTGAGCGCAAGGAGCATTTTCCGGAGCCTGGACGACGACCAGGCAAGCTCGAGCGCGGCGAGGATAAAGAGAAGCGCGTAAAACCCGAGGCCGTACACGGCAAGCGGAACGCCAAAGAGCTGCGAGTAGGGGCTCTGCGCGACCAGGTTGCAGCCTGAGAGCCCGTCGATATTGCAAAGAAGCGGGGCGCCGGACAATTCGCTTCTCGCAAGATAGACCGAATCGGCGAGCCCCAAAAACGCGGCGAGGAGGATCGCCCAGGGGGCGATGCGGGTGAAAAAGGCTTTCATGAACCTCCATAGTATACTGATGCTATGGATATCCAAAATACGGGTCCGGACGGCAGGAAGCCCGAACTCACGCCCGAGCAACGGCGGGTAATGCTTGAGCACGGGACCGAGACGGCGTTTACGGGCGAGTACGTCGACAACCATGAGCCCGGCGTCTACCGCTGCAATAACTGCGGAGCAGTCCTCTTCACGTCGGAAAACAAGTTCGATTCGGGCACCGGCTGGCCGTCGTTTACCGATCCCGCGGTCGCCGAAAATATCGGGACGAGCGAAGACGATTCGCTTGGTATGCGCCGTACCGAGGTGCACTGCAAGCACTGCGGGGCGCATCTCGGGCACCTTTTTAACGACGGTCCGGTAACTGCGGGTGGCAAACGATACTGCATCAACTCCGTCTGTCTCGATTTTGAAAAGGAACATCCGGCTGCCGTCTTCTAATCAACACCTTGGCACCACCTCCTTGAGTACTTGTGCCGGAGTCAGGAGATTCAGGCCGAAATGGTGCCGCTCCCGGTTGTACCAGGGGATGTATTTCTTCAGAGCCGCATTGAACGCTTCCGGACTTCTGCGCGCATGGTCGAGGCACTCCTCCTGAAGCGTGCGGTTGAATCGCTCGATATGCGCATTGTCGTTGGGTTTCCCGATGCGGGAATACCGGTGCTTCCTCCGGATGCGCTCGACGAACCACGCCCCGAACTCGGGACCATGGTCGCTCTGGAGCATTTCGAAGCGGAAGGACGCTCTCCGCTGCGCCTCCTCGACGAAGCGCACGGCGGTCGCGGCATCCATGCGCGCATAGGTCTTCGCGTACGCGGTGCGGGAATGCACGTCGATGAGGGTGAAGGTATACATCCGCTTCTTCAAATCGAGCATGGTGTGAATGGTGTCGATCTGGACGAGGGAACCGGGTTTCTCCGGCAGGGGGCGGTCGACCTGTGGGTGGTATCGCTTGTACGGGCTCCTCTTCTTGAGGAGGCCCATGCGGTCAAGCGTTCGCTTGATGGTGGAGAGTGAAATCACCACCCCTTCCTCCTCCAGTATGCGCTGAATGACTTCCGCGCTTCGCTTCGACTTGAGCCGGGTATGGAAGATCTTCCAGCGGAGTTCGTCTGAGAGCTGCCGGGGATGGCGCTTCGGACGCGACGAGCGCGTCGGTATCGGGTGGTATCCGATGCGTTCGGCCCTTCGCACCCATTTCATGACGGCGGTGTGATGGTACCCGAGATGCCGCCCGATCTTGCGCGCGCTCCAGCCTTGGCGGAAGAGATCCGCCGCTTCGCGGCGGATGCGGGGCATACGGGGGTTGGTGGTGTATGGCATGCGACTTGGCTTAGTGGTGCCAAGGTATTGAACCATTACGGGGCGCTTGACTAGGTTCATCAAGTGAAGTAGAAATCCTTGAGGCCAACAAGGGACGGCATGCGCCGCCCCCATGTACGGAGGACGTTATGGATATCAGGAAACGTCTTGTGGATGCGGCGTTCGCGGAGATGCAGCTTCGCTTCCACATAACGGACGAGAATACGCGTCGTCTTGCGCTCATGTCGGGGACGCAGCTCGCCCATCACCTGTTCCTGCCGCTGCTCCAGAAGGTGCAGCACGTGGGAGCGACGGCGTTTGCGGCCCGAGGCATGTATGCACAGATGGTCCAGGGTTCGGATGACGGCACGTTCGCGAGCATGGCACCCGCCCTGCAAGTGCTTCACGAATCCGAGCTCAACGGCGATCCGGCGAAAGCCCGCAACTGGGCCGCGGGGCTCGGGATGGAGGAAATGGACAGGATCCTGTTCCACCACCTCTTCCTCGGCAATCGTTTCGAACGGGGCGTGCCGCTTGCAAGCTTCGCCATCCCGCTCGCGACCATCGCCGCCTCGCAGGAAATGAAATACGAGATCCTGCGCCAGGCGATGTACGAGGATTTCCCCGAACTTGCTACGCCGCTCGCAACCATGTTCGGCCGTCCGCTCACGCGGATGGAAATCAGCCTTGGCTTTCTCGTCAATGCGTTCGACCTCGGGGAAATGAATCTCGAGCGCGCGATGATGTGTCTCCGTCTTCGCCCGGCGGGCCTCCTCTTCCGGGCGGTCGCGGGGATGCTTATGGAGCCCGGGCGAGTGCGTGACGCTGACTTTGATGCGCTCCATGAGCTTCTGGACGACGAATAAGACACTACACGCATCCTGAAAAAGGCCCCCTTCGCCGGGGCCTTTTGTTTTTAGATATGACACACCGCGTCGGGGTGCTTCTCGAAATACCGCTGATGATACTCTTCGGCGGGCCAGAATGCAGTCGCTTTCGTGATCTCGGTGGCGATCGTTTTCGGAAGATAATTCGATGCAAGCTCGGCTTTCATCCTCTCCGCCGCTTCCCGCTGCGCCTCGGAGAGATAGAAGACCGCACCGCGGTACTGGCTGCCGACATCCGGGCCCTGGCGATTAAGCTGCGTCGGATCGTGGAGCTTGAAGAATGCGCGAAGAAGGGTTTCGTATGAGACCCGGGACGGGTCGAAGGATACTTCGACCGCTTCGGCGTGCCCGGTCGTGTCAGAACAAACTTGTTCATAGGTAGGATGTTCGGTGTGCCCGCCGGTATATCCGGAAACGGCATCGATGATGCCCGGCACCGCGCGGAAAGCCGCCTCGACTCCCCAGAAGCAACCTGCAGCGAAAATGGCCTTTTCTTGCATAGGTATGGAAGTTATTCGGATACTGTTTCCCCGTCCGTCTCCGCGGATTCGGCCGCGGCCTTGTTCTCCGCGCGTTCTTTCCTGAGCCGGTGCTTGAACGTGGCGATGGTCGCGACGAAGGGAGAAGCTGGCGCAGCCGCAGCCTCAAGCGGCACCGCGCGGCGAAGACGCAAATGCTTTACGACCCTCGTAAGCAGGCGCTCGAGCGCACGCACCCCAAGCAGGACCAGGCGAACGACCTCATGGGCGAGCGTCTCCACGGTCGAGACGACCAGATGCCTGAGGAATGACGCGAAGTCGACATGTTCGAAGATGAACTCGACGCGGCGGGCGAAGCGATCGAGTTCGGCGCGTTCCCTCTCGAAATAACGGAAACCGCGGCGGCGTTCGAAACCGGTAAGCGCAAGAAAGCCGAGGAACAGGAATACCGTGATAAGGATGGCTATCAGGTATGCCATTGAGGGACTAGGCGCGGGCGGAGAAGCGCGCGAAGCGGGTAATCTCGACGCGCTCGCCGAACTTCTGGCTCGCCTCGGTCACGAGGTCGCGGATCGTCTTCGACTCGTCCTTGATATACGGCTGGTCAAGAAGCACCTGGTCGCTGAAATAGGAGGACAGCTTCCCTGCAAGGATCTTCTCTTTCATCTCCTCCGGCTTCCCCTCCACTTCCTTCGCGAACACGGCCATGGCCGCGGTTTTCGCCTCTTCCGGGATTTCCGCGTCGGTTGCGTATTTCGGGTCGGTCGCGGCGACCTGCATGGCGACTTCGCGCGCAAGCGCGACGAACTCGGGATTGCGGGAGACGAAATCGGTCTCCGAGGAGAGGAGCACCATGGCGCCGATGGAGCCGTCGTGCACGTAGGTCGCGACCGCGCCCGAACCGAGTTCGCGGTCAGCCTTCTTATCCGCCGCCGCGCCCGAACGCTTCTTAAGTATCACCTCCGCCTTGGCGACATCGCCTCCGGCCTCTTCAAGCGCCTTCTTGCACTGCATGACGGAAACACCGGTGCGGTCCCGGAGCGCTTTGACGATGTCGGTCGAAATTTCCATGTGTGAAAAATTATAGCATTAGGGACTAACGGGAACCGTCGTTCCGCGAGCGAAGCGGTGATCTCCGTTCATTTAGGCCGTGCGGCCCTTTTCGAACGCGTCGGTAAGTTCGGCAAGCACGAGCGTAACGGTCGCGCGGGAGGCATCGTTGCCGACGATCGGGAACGCGGCGTCGGAGAGATCGCAGTCGGAATTCATAAGCGCGATGATCGGAATGCCGGCGTCTCTCGCCTCCTTGACCGCGTGCGCCTCGGCCTTGGTGTCGACGACAAGAAGCGCATCCGGCTTTTTGGAAAGCGTCACGATTCCCTCGAGGCGCCCCTCGAGGCGCGCGATCTCGCGGTCGAGCTTCACGCGCTCGAGCTTGGTATAGAGCTTCGCGAGTTCTCCCGAATCGCGCTTTTCGGTGAGGTCGAGCAGGCGGTCGATGCGCTTTTTGATCTCGACGAAATTCGAAATGGTGCCCCCGAGCCAGCGACCGGCGACATAGGGCTGCCCCACGCGCTTCGCCGCATCTTTTACGAGCGCGGATATCTCGGGCTTTCCTCCGACGAAGAGAACGGTCTTGCCGTCGCGCGCGAGTGCCGCAACGGCCTGCTTCGCGCGGGCAAGCTGCTCGTCGGTCTTTGCGAGGTCGATGATTTCGGTGCGCGACTTAAGGCCGAGCACGAACTGCTTCATCGAAGGGTGCCTGCGGCGGCGTACCTGCGCAAAGTGGGCACCCGTCCCCAAAAGACGGTCAACGCCAACCCCTGCCATTTCCACGGCTGTCATACCCCTAAGGTATCATACTCTTTTCCGGCTATCAATCTTCCTCGACTGCGGGGGTCTTGCCCCCGGAAGCGGCGGTTTTAAGCGCCCCGACGATCGGGTCGAGGTAGCCCTCCATGATCTTCGGGAGGTTATGCCAGGACTCCTTCAATCTATGGTCGGTCACGCGGTCCTGGAGGAAATTATAGGTCCGGATCTTCTCCGAGCGGTCGGCCGTGCCGATCTGCGCTTTCCGCTCCGCCGAGTGCTTTTTAGCCTCCTCCTCTTCGGCCAGGTTCTCGAGCTTCGCGTACAAGATCTCCATCGCCTTTTCGCGGTTGGCTTTCTGGCTGCGCTCGCTTGAGGAGCGCACGTCGATGCCGGTCGGCTTGTGGATGAGGCGCACGGCGGTCTCCACCTTGTTCACGTTCTGTCCCCCCGCCCCGCCGCTTCGTGAGAACTCCATCTCGAGATCCGACGGATTCATCTCGAACTTCGTATGGGCCCGAAGCGGAAGCGCC
It encodes:
- a CDS encoding ribonuclease J, which translates into the protein MNAAPAPAPAPAPLNGEPHRSAPNGPRREGGRPPFNGPRREGPRGDRRGGGQGRPGRASRDIRRILRRPSPASMKAREADYFPAEPAENVVRVVPLGGVEEVGRNMVAVECNGDIFVLDVGFHFKAEDDAPGVDYTLPNTAYLEKNKERVRAVIITHGHLDHIGGIPFLLPRFGNPPIYTRRLTSIMIQRRQEEYPDMPKLELVEVEPGQSVTIAHTKVKFFPVTHSIPDSMGVSIESPYGNVVLSGDLKLDHEDGVPSEREVKTWGDIGKDKNLFFIADSTNAERDGFSIPEKRVHQTLDEIVKTVSSRLIIGTFASQFERMMHIIESAEKYGKKIVIEGRSIKNNIEIAERAGLLKIDKGTIIPAQDMSNYPPDKILILCTGAQGEEFAALMRIATKQHKYIQFNERDTVVLSSSVIPGNETSVQTLKDNLYRQKVTIIHYRSSDVHSTGHGNTGELIWLNKQVNAKFFMPGYGYYSMTYSHARAIEQAGRPRESIIVADNGSVIDIEDGETLNVHKQKVPSAPLVVDGFSIGNRQEVVMRDRQSLAKDGMFVVIATVNVKTGKLRKSPDIISRGFVYLRDSQGMLNEARLLIKKTVEDSTRNMNPVDLDYVRNQLADVLAGFLFSRTNKAPMVIPVLIGV
- a CDS encoding A/G-specific adenine glycosylase codes for the protein MSYTNFRKIVWAQYKKQGRHGLPWRRTRDPYKILVSEVMLQQTQVERVIPYYKAFLKKFPNVRALSHAKLSEVLKIWQGLGYNRRAKMLREAAKVLAQKHNGRFPKTAEELEALPGVGPYTAHAVAAFAYNQNVVFVETNIRTAVTHHFFTSKEKTDDAEVFAVLHKTLPKGKSREWYAALMDYGAYLKRSGVRLNARSKHYAKQSVFEGSMRQARGALLKELAKSPCERTFLIKILGPSRREQVKNAVASLTQEGLIQLRGTRFRLAR
- a CDS encoding HAD-IB family hydrolase, whose product is MKAVAGNTGSGKRQVAVFDIDGTLFRSSLLIELVERLIEKGMFPPETRAAYETEQVRWLDRKGDYASYISKVVEIFGRQIKGLPYDEVSYVAGEVIEEKKDRLYRYTRELVSKLKRRGYFMLAVSHSPKFIVDGLGYELGFDKIYGTFYESGASGKFTGMIADAELISNKGAVLRRAVRKEDLTLEGSFAVGDTESDIGMLELVENPVCFNPNALLYKHAKRRGWKVVVERKDVVYEF
- the nth gene encoding endonuclease III, with protein sequence MQKDTLEFKERRARAKKLIAYLKEAYPKPKTELHYKTPMQLVAAVMLSAQTTDKLVNKVTDEVLFGKYKTIDDFAAADYAEFDKDISRVTFHRNKAKAIIATAKKIRDEFKGKVPKAVEELVTLPGIAYKTANVILGELYGIWEGIPTDTHVKRFAKRFDLTDQEDLTKISKDLERLIPKEDWKYVNNGLVLYGRYVCPARPHECLDHPLTKLWPKAAAKWPKAK
- the bcp gene encoding thioredoxin-dependent thiol peroxidase, giving the protein MMIIGGKAPAFSLPDQNGTVRSLADYLGKWMLIYFYPKDDTPGCTIEAKSVRDEFPHFEKLSAVVLGISTDPVASHEKFAKKYDLPFTLLSDEQKAVVESYGVWGAKKFMGREYEGTLRTSFLIDPEGKIAKIYEGVKPAEHVAEVLADLKRLTS